Proteins encoded by one window of Elaeis guineensis isolate ETL-2024a chromosome 12, EG11, whole genome shotgun sequence:
- the LOC105055678 gene encoding transcription factor MYB30, with amino-acid sequence MVRAPCCEKMGLKKGPWTLEEDRILVSYIQRNGHGNWRALPKQAGLLRCGKSCRLRWTNYLRPDIKRGNFTKEEEEIIIKLHDMLGNRWSAIAAQLPGRTDNEIKNVWHTHLKKRVNPNQPVQNPYRKRKAQSDEAMAGMGFGPTAPNGKLQNPSPGPVSPSQSCSDISSSATNSSTITEEINIAGIKEECTDSSEELPEIDESFWSEALSIENCDTPMDYNMIAGPPPTSLGHAFFSFSPSNYNNDDINFWLKVFMEAGDFQELPDI; translated from the exons ATGGTGAGAGCTCCATGCTGCGAGAAGATGGGTCTGAAGAAGGGCCCCtggactctagaagaagaccggATTCTGGTCTCTTACATCCAGAGAAACGGCCATGGCAACTGGCGCGCTCTCCCCAAGCAAGCTG GTCTATTGAGGTGTGGGAAGAGTTGCAGGCTCCGATGGACAAACTACCTCCGACCAGATATTAAGCGAGGGAACTTTaccaaggaagaagaagagatcatcatcaAGTTGCATGACATGCTCGGAAATAG ATGGTCTGCGATCGCAGCGCAGCTACCTGGACGAACGGACAATGAGATCAAGAACGTGTGGCACACGCACCTGAAGAAACGAGTGAATCCAAACCAGCCGGTCCAAAATCCCTACAGGAAGAGAAAGGCCCAAAGCGATGAGGCCATGGCTGGGATGGGATTTGGACCCACCGCGCCCAACGGGAAGCTACAAAACCCAAGCCCTGGGCCCGTCTCCCCATCGCAGTCTTGTAGCGACATCTCCTCCTCGGCCACCAATTCATCCACCATTACCGAAGAAATTAACATTGCCGGCATCAAGGAAGAGTGCACGGATTCTTCGGAGGAACTCCCGGAAATTGACGAGAGTTTCTGGTCCGAGGCATTATCCATTGAAAATTGTGACACGCCCATGGATTATAACATGATAGCCggtcctcctcctacttctcttgGTCATGCCTTCTTCTCCTTCAGTCCATCCAACTACAATAACGATGACATAAATTTTTGGTTGAAGGTCTTCATGGAAGCAGGAGATTTTCAGGAATTGCCTGACATCTGA
- the LOC105055679 gene encoding malate dehydrogenase, cytoplasmic isoform X1, giving the protein MAKDPVRVLVTGAAASSKSQVDLHGYCWRMKTPKRSKAVSLPGQIGYALVPMIARGVMLGPDQPVILHMLDIPPAAEALNGVKMELVDAAFPLLKGVVATTDVVEACTGVNIAVMVGGFPRKEGMERKDVMSKNVSIYKSQASALENHAAANCKVLVVANPANTNALILKEFAPSIPAKNITCLTRLDHNRALGQISERLNIQVSDVKNVVIWGNHSSTQYPDVNHATAKTQGGETPVRQLVADDDWLKGEFITTVQQRGAAIIKARKLSSALSAASAACDHIRDWVLGTPEGTWVSMGVYSDGSYGVPAGLIYSFPVTCCDGEWTIVQGLPIDEFSRKKMDSTAQELTEEKALAYSCLS; this is encoded by the exons ATGGCGAAGGATCCCGTACGAGTTCTCGTCACCGGCGCCGCAG CTAGCTCGAAATCACAGGTAGATCTGCATGGTTACTGTTGGCGAATGAAGACCCCAAAAAGATCGAAAGCGGTTAGCTTACCTG GACAAATTGGATATGCACTTGTACCTATGATTGCACGGGGTGTAATGCTGGGTCCAGATCAGCCTGTTATCTTGCACATGCTTGACATTCCACCTGCTGCAGAAGCTCTAAATGGGGTTAAGATGGAGCTAGTTGATGCTGCATTTCCTCTTCTAAAAG GTGTTGTTGCCACAACTGATGTTGTTGAGGCATGCACTGGGGTCAATATAGCTGTCATGGTTGGTGGTTTCCCAAGGAAAGAGGGCATGGAAAGGAAAGATGTGATGTCAAAGAATGTCTCCATCTACAAGTCTCAGGCCTCTGCCCTTGAAAATCATGCAGCTGCAAACTGTAAG GTGTTGGTAGTAGCGAACCCAGCAAACACCAATGCCCTAATTTTGAAAGAGTTTGCCCCATCCATTCCTGCGAAAAACATAACTTGCTTGACACGGCTAGATCACAACAGGGCACTAGGTCAGATATCTGAGCGACTAAACATTCAAGTCAGCGATGTAAAGAATGTTGTTATATGGGGAAATCATTCATCCACTCAGTACCCTGATGTCAATCATGCAACTGCTAAAACACAAGGTGGAGAGACACCTGTTCGTCAACTTGTTGCTGATGATGATTG GCTGAAAGGAGAATTCATCACCACTGTCCAACAACGTGGTGCTGCAATTATTAAGGCACGAAAGCTTTCAAGTGCGCTCTCTGCTGCAAGTGCTGCTTGTGATCACATTCGTGATTGGGTCCTTGGGACTCCTGAG GGAACTTGGGTTTCGATGGGTGTTTACTCTGATGGCTCCTATGGTGTGCCTGCTGGGCTCATTTACTCTTTCCCAGTTACATGTTGCGATGGGGAGTGGACCATAGTGCAAG GACTTCCAATTGATGAGTTCTCAAGGAAGAAAATGGATTCAACGGCTCAGGAACTGACAGAGGAGAAGGCTCTTGCATATTCATGCCTTTCTTAG
- the LOC105055679 gene encoding malate dehydrogenase, cytoplasmic isoform X2 yields the protein MAKDPVRVLVTGAAGQIGYALVPMIARGVMLGPDQPVILHMLDIPPAAEALNGVKMELVDAAFPLLKGVVATTDVVEACTGVNIAVMVGGFPRKEGMERKDVMSKNVSIYKSQASALENHAAANCKVLVVANPANTNALILKEFAPSIPAKNITCLTRLDHNRALGQISERLNIQVSDVKNVVIWGNHSSTQYPDVNHATAKTQGGETPVRQLVADDDWLKGEFITTVQQRGAAIIKARKLSSALSAASAACDHIRDWVLGTPEGTWVSMGVYSDGSYGVPAGLIYSFPVTCCDGEWTIVQGLPIDEFSRKKMDSTAQELTEEKALAYSCLS from the exons ATGGCGAAGGATCCCGTACGAGTTCTCGTCACCGGCGCCGCAG GACAAATTGGATATGCACTTGTACCTATGATTGCACGGGGTGTAATGCTGGGTCCAGATCAGCCTGTTATCTTGCACATGCTTGACATTCCACCTGCTGCAGAAGCTCTAAATGGGGTTAAGATGGAGCTAGTTGATGCTGCATTTCCTCTTCTAAAAG GTGTTGTTGCCACAACTGATGTTGTTGAGGCATGCACTGGGGTCAATATAGCTGTCATGGTTGGTGGTTTCCCAAGGAAAGAGGGCATGGAAAGGAAAGATGTGATGTCAAAGAATGTCTCCATCTACAAGTCTCAGGCCTCTGCCCTTGAAAATCATGCAGCTGCAAACTGTAAG GTGTTGGTAGTAGCGAACCCAGCAAACACCAATGCCCTAATTTTGAAAGAGTTTGCCCCATCCATTCCTGCGAAAAACATAACTTGCTTGACACGGCTAGATCACAACAGGGCACTAGGTCAGATATCTGAGCGACTAAACATTCAAGTCAGCGATGTAAAGAATGTTGTTATATGGGGAAATCATTCATCCACTCAGTACCCTGATGTCAATCATGCAACTGCTAAAACACAAGGTGGAGAGACACCTGTTCGTCAACTTGTTGCTGATGATGATTG GCTGAAAGGAGAATTCATCACCACTGTCCAACAACGTGGTGCTGCAATTATTAAGGCACGAAAGCTTTCAAGTGCGCTCTCTGCTGCAAGTGCTGCTTGTGATCACATTCGTGATTGGGTCCTTGGGACTCCTGAG GGAACTTGGGTTTCGATGGGTGTTTACTCTGATGGCTCCTATGGTGTGCCTGCTGGGCTCATTTACTCTTTCCCAGTTACATGTTGCGATGGGGAGTGGACCATAGTGCAAG GACTTCCAATTGATGAGTTCTCAAGGAAGAAAATGGATTCAACGGCTCAGGAACTGACAGAGGAGAAGGCTCTTGCATATTCATGCCTTTCTTAG
- the LOC105055680 gene encoding mannosyltransferase APTG1 isoform X2, giving the protein MSQRRRPDLPPSRATDRTPNPKVPGGGGGDGKGKMSLAWSSRGIASSVFSSERRIWALSLAFRATNSLLVLTYFNPDEHWQSLEVAHRIVFGYGHLTWEWKRGIRSYLHPLVFALLYKIMAFLRLDTPWFMVKAPRLLQSLFSSFGDLYLYKLSKLLFDEHVARWAFFCQLVNWFMFFCITRTFSNSLETVLTVIGLYYWLSASCSSGDVSTASRKLALFIAALACAIRPTSAITWLYVGMLDLVGLQSRLGFLFLEVVPIGVLVVAITCLFDRWMYGSWIFVPLNFLKFNFLSSGGDYYGTHKWHWYFTQGFSAMLLTFLPFSIFGIFKSKKWRLSGLIAWVLGVYSMLGHKEFRFVLPMLPIALMFAGYSLAVMSNPDFPDPKRRNKFCNRCPLRVQLAVLFLIISNVPLALYMSIIHQRGSEDVMFYLSKEAHDGKVKSILFLMPCHSTPYYSTLHHNLPMRFLDCTPSDSKEIPDESDRFLMDPAGFATNMFRNSSSPSHVVLFSSEEGSLREFLISHFFRQVRRFFHAHFKVDRDLQASVIVYALADVADT; this is encoded by the exons ATGAGCCAACGGCGACGACCGGACTTGCCTCCGTCAAGAGCGACGGATCGGACCCCAAACCCTAAAGTccccggaggaggaggaggggacgGGAAGGGGAAGATGTCGTTGGCGTGGTCTTCGAGAGGGATCGCCTCCTCCGTCTTCTCGTCGGAGAGGAGGATATGGGCGTTGTCGCTTGCCTTCCGAGCCACCAATTCGCTGCTGGTCCTGACCTACTTCAATCCGGACGAGCACTGGCAGTCCCTCGAGGTCGCCCACCGCATCGTCTTCGG GTATGGGCATCTTACATGGGAGTGGAAGAGGGGGATCCGCAGCTATCTTCATCCACTAGTATTCGCTCTGCTCTACAAGATCATGGCTTTCCTGCGCTTGGACACCCCTTGGTTCATG GTCAAGGCCCCGCGGCTTCTGCAGTCCTTATTTTCGTCATTTGGTGATTTATACCTGTACAAACTCTCGAAGCTCTTATTTGATGAGCATGTGGCGCGATGGGCA TTCTTTTGTCAATTAGTGAACTGGTTCATGTTCTTCTGTATCACACGAACATTTTCAAATAGCTTGGAAACAGTGTTGACTGTAATTGGACTATACTATTGGCTCTCTGCCAGCTGTTCTTCGGGGGATGTTTCTACTGCTTCAAGGAAGTTGGCTTTGTTTATAGCAGCATTAGCTTGTGCCATTCGGCCAACAAGTGCTATCACATGGCTGTACGTAGGGATGCTGGATCTAGTTGGACTGCAGTCAAGATTGGGGTTCCTCTTTCTTGAGGTAGTCCCGATAGG GGTTCTAGTGGTCGCAATTACATGTTTGTTTGATCGGTGGATGTACGGGTCATGGATATTTGTGCCTCTAAATTTTCTTAAGTTTAATTTCCTTTCTTCTGGAGGGGACTACTATGGAACTCACAAATGGCATTGGTACTTCACTCAGGGATTTTCAGCAATGCTCTTGACTTTCTTGCCCTTTTCAATTTTTGGCATCTTTAAATCAAAGAAATGGAGGCTTTCAGGTTTGATTGCTTGGGTTTTAGGAGTTTATAGTATGCTTGGTCACAAAGAATTCAG GTTTGTCCTGCCGATGCTTCCGATAGCTTTGATGTTTGCTGGCTATTCATTAGCAGTGATGTCAAACCCAGATTTTCCAGatccaaaaagaagaaacaaatttTGCAATAGATGCCCGTTAAGGGTGCAGCTGGCTGTTCTCTTCCTCATAATAAGCAATGTTCCATTGGCATTATATATGAGCATAATTCATCAG AGAGGAAGTGAAGATGTTATGTTTTATCTATCTAAAGAGGCCCATGATGGAAAGGTGAAGAGCATTCTATTCCTTATGCCGTGCCATTCCACACCTTATTACTCCaccttacatcataatttgccaaTGCGTTTTCTGGATTGCACTCCAAG TGACAGCAAAGAGATCCCAGATGAGTCAGATCGTTTCCTGATGGATCCAGCTGGCTTTGCGACCAACATGTTTAGGAATTCATCTTCTCCCAGTCACGTAGTATTGTTCAGTTCTGAAGAAGGATCTTTAAGGGAGTTTCTGATTTCACATTTCTTTAGACAG
- the LOC105055680 gene encoding mannosyltransferase APTG1 isoform X1: protein MSQRRRPDLPPSRATDRTPNPKVPGGGGGDGKGKMSLAWSSRGIASSVFSSERRIWALSLAFRATNSLLVLTYFNPDEHWQSLEVAHRIVFGYGHLTWEWKRGIRSYLHPLVFALLYKIMAFLRLDTPWFMVKAPRLLQSLFSSFGDLYLYKLSKLLFDEHVARWAFFCQLVNWFMFFCITRTFSNSLETVLTVIGLYYWLSASCSSGDVSTASRKLALFIAALACAIRPTSAITWLYVGMLDLVGLQSRLGFLFLEGFSAMLLTFLPFSIFGIFKSKKWRLSGLIAWVLGVYSMLGHKEFRFVLPMLPIALMFAGYSLAVMSNPDFPDPKRRNKFCNRCPLRVQLAVLFLIISNVPLALYMSIIHQRGSEDVMFYLSKEAHDGKVKSILFLMPCHSTPYYSTLHHNLPMRFLDCTPSDSKEIPDESDRFLMDPAGFATNMFRNSSSPSHVVLFSSEEGSLREFLISHFFRQVRRFFHAHFKVDRDLQASVIVYALADVADT from the exons ATGAGCCAACGGCGACGACCGGACTTGCCTCCGTCAAGAGCGACGGATCGGACCCCAAACCCTAAAGTccccggaggaggaggaggggacgGGAAGGGGAAGATGTCGTTGGCGTGGTCTTCGAGAGGGATCGCCTCCTCCGTCTTCTCGTCGGAGAGGAGGATATGGGCGTTGTCGCTTGCCTTCCGAGCCACCAATTCGCTGCTGGTCCTGACCTACTTCAATCCGGACGAGCACTGGCAGTCCCTCGAGGTCGCCCACCGCATCGTCTTCGG GTATGGGCATCTTACATGGGAGTGGAAGAGGGGGATCCGCAGCTATCTTCATCCACTAGTATTCGCTCTGCTCTACAAGATCATGGCTTTCCTGCGCTTGGACACCCCTTGGTTCATG GTCAAGGCCCCGCGGCTTCTGCAGTCCTTATTTTCGTCATTTGGTGATTTATACCTGTACAAACTCTCGAAGCTCTTATTTGATGAGCATGTGGCGCGATGGGCA TTCTTTTGTCAATTAGTGAACTGGTTCATGTTCTTCTGTATCACACGAACATTTTCAAATAGCTTGGAAACAGTGTTGACTGTAATTGGACTATACTATTGGCTCTCTGCCAGCTGTTCTTCGGGGGATGTTTCTACTGCTTCAAGGAAGTTGGCTTTGTTTATAGCAGCATTAGCTTGTGCCATTCGGCCAACAAGTGCTATCACATGGCTGTACGTAGGGATGCTGGATCTAGTTGGACTGCAGTCAAGATTGGGGTTCCTCTTTCTTGAG GGATTTTCAGCAATGCTCTTGACTTTCTTGCCCTTTTCAATTTTTGGCATCTTTAAATCAAAGAAATGGAGGCTTTCAGGTTTGATTGCTTGGGTTTTAGGAGTTTATAGTATGCTTGGTCACAAAGAATTCAG GTTTGTCCTGCCGATGCTTCCGATAGCTTTGATGTTTGCTGGCTATTCATTAGCAGTGATGTCAAACCCAGATTTTCCAGatccaaaaagaagaaacaaatttTGCAATAGATGCCCGTTAAGGGTGCAGCTGGCTGTTCTCTTCCTCATAATAAGCAATGTTCCATTGGCATTATATATGAGCATAATTCATCAG AGAGGAAGTGAAGATGTTATGTTTTATCTATCTAAAGAGGCCCATGATGGAAAGGTGAAGAGCATTCTATTCCTTATGCCGTGCCATTCCACACCTTATTACTCCaccttacatcataatttgccaaTGCGTTTTCTGGATTGCACTCCAAG TGACAGCAAAGAGATCCCAGATGAGTCAGATCGTTTCCTGATGGATCCAGCTGGCTTTGCGACCAACATGTTTAGGAATTCATCTTCTCCCAGTCACGTAGTATTGTTCAGTTCTGAAGAAGGATCTTTAAGGGAGTTTCTGATTTCACATTTCTTTAGACAG